The genomic segment TCTTTTAGATTTTTGGAAAATAGCTTAAAAAATCTTTTAGTGTTTGACATACAACCATTCCTTATTTTATTGATTTCGTGATCCTTAGGAAAGAATTGACCTTTTTTTGTTTCCATACCACTCGTTGCTGATCCGCCAATAATCTCACACCGAATAAATATCTTATATACATGATAGGGCGACGGTAGATGGCTTTCTTGAACCATTAGTACTTTATTTTCGTTGGAAACTACACCTCTTACATCTATCTTTGTCGTTTGGTATCCTGTTTCATTGGCAAAGAGGTTTTTCATTTATAAACCTTTGAAGTCATACATATTCGAGAGTCTTTTTATTGTAGATCCCGTATATCAATGACTCCACCCTGTTCAAAATCCTCTTCTAAAAACCGAACAATTTTTTCAGCCACAAACTCAGGTGACATTAGCATCCCTTCTTCTTTGTAGGAAATAAAACGTTTTAGATCCACGAAATCTTCCTTATTTGATGCCCGAATATCTTTCTGCATATCCGTATCTACTATTCCAGGTGCAATCGACAAGATTTTTACCGGATAATCTTTATTTTGCTGTTCAACACCCACACATCGGGTAAACAAGTCTAATCCTGCCTTCGAAGTGCAGTAACAGCTCCAACCATAATATGGCTTTTTTCCGGCTCCAGATGAGATATTTATAACTCTCTTGTCTACTTTAAACCCTTCCGTATATCTAATAAACAAAGAAGTGAGCAGCATTGGTGCCAATAAGTTCACGTTTATATTATTGATAATTTCATCACTTTCACACTTCTCAAGCGGTTTTATAGGCTTAACAACCCCGGCATTATTCACTAAAGCAATAGAGTGAACCTTAGTATCATCCAGTTTTTGAAAAATATTGTTCATTACATTCTCTATATTTTCTAAGGAGCCGAGGTCAAACTCATAATAATCTAAGGAAACCTCGTTTTTATTGGCTTTAGTTATTAACTCCTCATTTTTCTTTCTGGAAATGCAAAACAAGTGATTTTCAGGAACCAGTAACTTTCTTGTTATAGCCTCTCCCAATCCTCTGGATGCACCTGTGATGATGATATGATTCATTTAATTCAACCTCCTGTTTTCCATCGTATCACGCACAACTTCACTTTCATTCGGAAAAAACTAAAACAATTACTGCTAGATAGCCATTAGTTCTTAGCTGATTACTAGGTATTTGCTATCTACCATTTCAATATCTGGGGATTCATTTTGAGAATGATCTTTAATATGATCACCGTATTGTGAAAGGAGCCTGCTTGGTTAATCGATATTGATTTTAATTTCTTTTATGATTACCAATAGATATCTTCATCTGACTGCGGGAATTAAAGAATGTTTTATAGCCAAACTGAACAAAAACAAGCACTGTCAAAGAAACGCTTCCGACGATCCCCAGCATCACTGCAATCTGATACTCAATCGCTACAATCGGCGAAGCACCACCAAGAATTTGACCGGTCATCATCCCCGGCAAAAAAACGATTCCCATTCCTACCATTGAATTAATCGTTGGCAGCATCGCAGCATCAAATGCTTGATTCACTATTTGTTTGGAAGCAGCCTTTGGTGTGGCTCCGAGCATCAAAGCAGACTCCACTAAATGTTTATTGGATGTCATCCCTTCCAGAAGGGTATTAACGCCAAGGGAGATACCCGTCATGGCATTGCCGATGATCATCCCGGCAATCGGGATG from the Microaerobacter geothermalis genome contains:
- a CDS encoding NUDIX hydrolase; its protein translation is MKNLFANETGYQTTKIDVRGVVSNENKVLMVQESHLPSPYHVYKIFIRCEIIGGSATSGMETKKGQFFPKDHEINKIRNGCMSNTKRFFKLFSKNLKESLGPGQYEAEGIKVVCPHCNHDRFKLGKAQLNTALLTFFNLDFANRSADTLMCERCGNIQWFGKNINRV
- a CDS encoding (S)-benzoin forming benzil reductase, producing MNHIIITGASRGLGEAITRKLLVPENHLFCISRKKNEELITKANKNEVSLDYYEFDLGSLENIENVMNNIFQKLDDTKVHSIALVNNAGVVKPIKPLEKCESDEIINNINVNLLAPMLLTSLFIRYTEGFKVDKRVINISSGAGKKPYYGWSCYCTSKAGLDLFTRCVGVEQQNKDYPVKILSIAPGIVDTDMQKDIRASNKEDFVDLKRFISYKEEGMLMSPEFVAEKIVRFLEEDFEQGGVIDIRDLQ
- a CDS encoding ABC transporter permease; the protein is MNGVGSIDLQLWQLAAAYIFILLLIVIVRIKGIEREKEILISSIRMTIQLVLVGYILAYVFDQRHPFYTIIIIAIMLIFAIYNIFKRTKSPLSVEIKRIIALSMAAGILASLTYFILVVLQVFPWYEPRYVIPIAGMIIGNAMTGISLGVNTLLEGMTSNKHLVESALMLGATPKAASKQIVNQAFDAAMLPTINSMVGMGIVFLPGMMTGQILGGASPIVAIEYQIAVMLGIVGSVSLTVLVFVQFGYKTFFNSRSQMKISIGNHKRN